A window of the Salvelinus fontinalis isolate EN_2023a chromosome 26, ASM2944872v1, whole genome shotgun sequence genome harbors these coding sequences:
- the si:dkey-127k13.1 gene encoding uncharacterized protein si:dkey-127k13.1 — protein MSSPEDSSSSSTQKTSVWANQQTATPQLGVSLPSPTHCFGDGERTSSANPAETPISTNPATPSETRVSTNPSSPSQTLVSPQKKRTAEKGTFDASQPQGERRKRGRPRKHKTLQTDTEHHIHQAQSPTATHPCLQPEDQTEAVTLTPVLPVIPEDRCQSPDAQTKVETQLQSPSSPVPEDKCQSPEATFEPPCPTLDLQSANKGQSKKWPHLSSASVGQGDLTGHNVLTTGGYTNSQARGMGAEPSQNDSITATGIFLSKCAKEQRTLCQSPQNLKDGRKAAKKSQIHKVDQPQESEAVTNGGKTSKPLPTIKVGQENCLTQKTGRKRKYTKKSQSHKVDQSQESETLRNGKKTSIKSPTHKIDWSQETVRKRTYTKKSQTPKVDQSQEESVKKEGSKISPTHKGEQSQEMVIKRKYTKKSLTPKVDQSQEESVKKEGSKISPTHKGEQSQEMVIKRKYTKKTQSHKGDKPQETVRNGKKTTTKSPTHQVDHSQETVKKRKYTKKSQTQETDQSQEETGKNASMKSLTNKVNKVASKKSQSHTVEQSLGIEQSQETVRKRNYTKKSQRHKEDSHETVRNGEKTSKKSQKHKVELRDTKQSQEETVKNRKYTKKSKTHKVDSGVLSLLPVLSADLSLNLSSPTCSPPALPKRKYTKKVKTLKVDSDVPSSLIVLSADLSSSLQSSLSPTLSPSGIRFTPKRVRGRPQRVQQQLFLSSTPGPHPGSSTGTDNPFSASLSHLGLGSKTEGPQNASPITPWKLLELSPLEKTHLALPGSKPRGRPRVRPRKNSATVKGVKKKVKPAAEGRSHTFSSEEGPPAKLRRRSRRGQTAEGAGLQSGDTTSTEPLQRCRPRFELQESDSPDEDTGDASLSSDLSIELSVHEDRVTSLTLEEEEEQDDEEDLPSFLNNTKPLSITEGICVWCKFRNYPFWPAMVKSVNRKLKKASIVFIDDLLFDKKRIRKGFSVSLKTLKPFDCEEADQLVCKAREKYDAAIKWCLALIADYRIRIGCGFTGSFIEYFSDDISCPVRRCYPQGTSDLTFPSKLILEEQYVTSDPEGENQEGSKRQEEERRRKLLPDRSKAARNRANEKLVDFVVRQRRVETRLLGVISGQQQSKWLRWFLAASRSVVDTYLEDEEQLDQVYQYLRGVYETAPLTAPCLADVDRIRLVLDVLLPEAIIYAIAGVDELSLVKAEDKYLKGPCLSKREREEFDAMIEQQMKMKASIRQRPAH, from the exons TTAGCCTTCCGTCTCCCACACACTGCTTTGGGGATGGAGAACGAACAAGCTCTGCTAACCCAGCTGAAACACCCATTTCAACCAACCCTGCAACCCCATCTGAAACACGAGTTTCAACCAACCCTTCTAGCCCATCTCAAACACTTGTTTCACCCCAAAAAAAGAGGACAGCAGAGAAAGGAACCTTTGATGCGTCACAGCCACAGGGTGAACGTCGCAAGAGGGGGAGGCCACGCAAACACAAGACACTCCAGACTGACACAGAACACCATATCCATCAGGCCCAGTCCCCGACAGCTACACATCCATGTTTACAGCCAGAGGACCAAACAGAGGCTGTGACACTGACACCCGTCTTACCTGTGATACCAGAGGACAGGTGTCAGTCACCTGATGCCCAAACAAAGGTTGAGACACAGCTCCAGTCACCCAGCTCACCTGTGCCTGAGGATAAGTGCCAGTCACCTGAGGCCACCTTTGAACCACCGTGCCCCACCTTGGATTTACAGAGCGCCAACAAGGGACAGAGTAAGAAGTGGCCCCATCTCTCCAGTGCTTCTGTAGGACAAGGAGACCTAACAGGCCATAATGTTCTAACCACTGGTGGATACACAAACTCACAGGCCAGGGGGATGGGGGCTGAACCCAGCCAGAATGACAGTATCACTGCCACTGGGATATTTTTAAGCAAATGTGCCAAAGAGCAAAGGACTCTGTGCCAGTCACCACAGAATCTGAAAGATGGGAGAAAGGCGGCTAAAAAATCACAAATTCATAAGGTCGACCAGCCACAGGAGAGTGAGGCTGTGACAAATGGGGGAAAAACATCTAAACCCCTACCGACTATTAAGGTAGGACAGGAGAATTGCCTGACACAAAAGACTGGGCGAAAAAGGAAATATACCAAAAAATCacagagccataaggtagaccaGTCACAGGAGAGTGAGACACTGAGAAATGGGAAAAAGACATCTATAAAATCACCAACCCATAAGATAGACTGGTCACAGGAGACGGTGAGAAAGAGGACATATACAAAAAAATCTCAGACCCCTAAGGTTGACCAATCACAGGAGGAGTCTGTAAAGAAAGAGGGCTCTAAAATATCTCCAACCCATAAGGGAGAGCAGTCACAAGAGATGGTAATAAAGAGGAAATATACAAAAAAATCTCTGACCCCTAAGGTTGACCAGTCACAGGAGGAGTCTGTAAAGAAAGAGGGCTCTAAAATATCTCCAACCCATAAGGGAGAGCAGTCACAAGAGATGGTAATAAAGAGGAAATATACAAAAAAAAcacagagccataagggagacaagccACAGGAGACTGTGAGAAATGGGAAAAAGACAACTACGAAATCACCAACCCACCAGGTAGACCACTCACAAGAAACTGTGAAAAAGAGGAAATATACAAAGAAATCACAGACCCAGGAGACTGACCAGTCACAGGAGGAGACTGGAAAAAATGCATCTATGAAATCACTGACGAATAAGGTAAACAAGGTGGCATCAAAAAAATCACAAAGCCATACGGTAGAACAGTCACTGGGGATTGAACAATCACAAGAGACTGTGAGAAAGAGGAACTACACAAAGAAATCACAGAGGCATAAGGAGGACTCGCATGAGACTGTGAGAAATGGGGAAAAGACATCCAAAAAATCACAGAAGCATAAGGTAGAGTTACGAGACACGAAACAGTCACAGGAGGAGACTGTAAAAAATAGGAAATATACTAAGAAATCAAAGACCCACAAGGTAGACTCAGGAGTCCTCTCCTTACTCCCTGTGTTATCTGCAGACCTCTCCCTCAACCTTTCCTCTCCCACATGCAGCCCTCCTGCGCTTCCAAAGAGAAAATATACAAAAAAAGTAAAGACCCTCAAGGTAGACTCAGATGTCCCATCCTCACTCATTGTACTGTCTGCAGACCTCTCCTCCAGCCTTCAGAGTAGCCTCTCTCCTACTCTCAGCCCTTCTGGCATCCGCTTCACACCTAAGAGAGTCAGAGGCAGACCTCAGCGGGTACAGCAGCAGCTCTTTCTTAGCTCCACGCCAGGCCCTCACCCCGGATCCTCCACAGGAACAGACAACCCCttctctgcctccctgtctcaccTGGGACTGGGCTCCAAGACAGAGGGCCCTCAGAACGCCTCACCCATCACCCCCTGGAAGCTGTTGGAACTAAGCCCTCTGGAGAAG ACACACTTAGCTTTACCCGGTAGTAAACCTCGGGGTAGACCCAGAGTTAGGCCAAGGAAGAACTCGGCTACAGTGAAGGGAGTGAAGAAGAAGGTGAAGCCTGCAGCAGAGGGAAGGTCCCATACCTTCAGCTCTGAGGAAGGCCCCCCAGCCAAACTCAGACGTAGAAGCAGGAGGGgccagacagcagagggagctggTCTGCAGAGCGGTGACACGACCAGCACTGAGCCACTCCAACGCTGCAGACCAAGGTTTGAGCTGCAGGAGTCAGACTCACCAGACGAAGACACAGGAGATGCCTCCCTGTCCTCAGACCTCTCCATCGAGTTAAGCGTACATGAAGACCGTGTGACATCACTGACtcttgaagaggaggaagagcaaGACGACGAGGAAGATCTGCCCAGTTTCTTAAATAACACAA AGCCACTGTCCATAACAGAAGGAATATGTGTTTGGTGCAAATTTAGAAACTATCCTTTCTGGCCGGCAATG GTGAAGAGTGTGAACCGTAAGCTGAAGAAAGCCAGCATTGTGTTTATTGACGACCTGCTGTTTGACAAAAAGAGGATACGAAAAGG CTTTTCTGTGTCCCTAAAAACATTGAAGCCTTTTGACTGTGAAGAGGCTGATCAGCTAGTG TGTAAAGCCAGAGAGaagtatgatgctgccatcaaATGGTGTCTGGCGTTGATAGCCGACTATAGAATCCGTATCG GATGCGGCTTCACCGGTTCCTTCATTGAATACTTTTCTGATGACATAA GCTGCCCAGTGAGAAGGTGCTACCCCCAGGGCACCTCAGACCTGACCTTCCCCAGTAAGCTAATTCTGGAGGAGCAGTACGTAACCTCTGACCCGGAAGGGGAAAATCAGGAGGGTAGCAAAcggcaggaggaagagaggaggaggaagctgCTGCCTGACCGTTCCAAGGCTGCACGTAACCGTGCCAACGAGAAACTGGTGGACTTCGTCGTCAGGCAGCGCCGGGTGGAGACACGCCTTCTA gGCGTAATCAGTGGTCAGCAGCAGTCTAAGTGGCTGCGTTGGTTCCTGGCGGCCAGTCGGTCAGTTGTGGACACGTACCTGGAGGACGAGGAGCAGCTGGACCAGGTGTACCAGTACCTGAGAGGGGTGTACGAGACCGCCCCCCTCACCGCACCCTGTCTGGCCGATGTAGACCGCATCCGCTTGGTACTGGACGTGCTGCTACCAGAG GCTATTATCTATGCCATAGCTGGAGTGGACGAGTTGTCTCTGGTGAAGGCAGAAGACAAATACCTGAAAGGGCCCTGTCTGAGTAAAAG gGAAAGAGAGGAGTTCGATGCGATGATCGAGCAGCAGATGAAGATGAAAGCGTCGATCCGTCAGCGTCCTGCACACTGA